One Novipirellula artificiosorum genomic window carries:
- a CDS encoding alkaline phosphatase D family protein → MTQRFVFWLSTLLTMTTFNAFSQGAFAAEKQGVCFVLYTVQDSTLKLTAQLYPLEDNESREVLLQVSENDRWSTVAKTRVRENLYSFPEGARSWTAHFRVESWDHDVDHPYRVVALDGASSYQGLIRRDPIEKAEIVVAAFTGNSNADKRLKPDLVHNVKAANADLLFFSGDQVYTHRDHLGDWLRFGEQFGELTRDRPTITIPDDHDVGQGNLWGAGGRATKKDRAGGYEMPASHVIEVEWAQTSHLPDPFDPTPVEQGIGVYYTRLNVGRIDFAIIEDRKFKSGPDSLLPKGLAKDDLDAWDVDGAVLLGQRQLRFLNQWGEDWRGTDMKCVLSQTVFAGPHTNKNVNQPTPPSTDTDTNGWPRAGRNRALAAMRKGAAFHICGDQHLATVIHHGIDDWDDAGYSFCVQSIVNFFPRHWLPSTDAVKRIESSLPYAGSFYDGFGNRMTLHAYANPEFGIKNYSYQVDENAPLRGADGFGLVRFNKNTRKITVDCWPRLVDITKQDAKQYEGWPITIDQWENDGRKAIAWLPEINVTGKQNPIVQVVEERTNEVLYTRRIQGTQYRPKVFAEGSYTLRVGEQPDEMKSLTGLTASSDQDERKIQFDF, encoded by the coding sequence ATGACTCAGCGCTTCGTCTTTTGGTTGTCGACACTCTTGACAATGACAACGTTCAACGCGTTTTCGCAGGGTGCGTTTGCGGCGGAGAAACAGGGTGTTTGCTTTGTTCTCTACACCGTACAAGACAGCACGCTCAAGCTCACGGCGCAGCTCTATCCGCTTGAGGACAACGAGAGCCGCGAGGTGTTGCTTCAGGTTTCCGAAAATGATCGTTGGTCCACGGTGGCGAAAACACGGGTGCGAGAGAATCTCTACAGCTTTCCAGAGGGTGCTCGAAGTTGGACGGCCCATTTTCGTGTGGAAAGCTGGGACCACGACGTCGATCATCCCTACCGGGTCGTCGCACTTGATGGCGCCAGTTCCTATCAGGGATTGATTCGTCGTGATCCGATCGAGAAAGCGGAAATCGTGGTCGCTGCATTTACTGGTAACTCGAATGCGGACAAACGATTGAAACCTGATCTTGTTCACAATGTCAAAGCGGCGAATGCCGATCTTCTTTTTTTCTCAGGTGACCAGGTCTATACCCACCGCGATCATCTCGGTGATTGGCTTCGGTTTGGCGAACAATTTGGCGAACTGACGCGAGATCGTCCCACCATCACGATTCCCGACGATCACGACGTTGGACAAGGAAACTTGTGGGGTGCCGGTGGACGGGCTACCAAAAAGGATCGCGCAGGCGGCTACGAGATGCCTGCCTCGCACGTCATCGAAGTGGAATGGGCGCAGACAAGCCACTTGCCCGACCCGTTTGATCCAACACCGGTGGAGCAGGGAATCGGTGTCTATTACACGCGGCTCAATGTGGGGCGAATCGACTTTGCGATCATCGAAGATCGAAAATTCAAATCGGGACCGGACTCGCTTCTCCCCAAGGGTTTGGCCAAAGACGATCTTGATGCGTGGGACGTGGATGGCGCGGTTTTGTTGGGCCAACGACAATTGCGTTTTCTGAACCAATGGGGCGAAGATTGGCGCGGGACGGACATGAAATGTGTGTTGTCACAAACCGTATTTGCCGGCCCTCATACCAACAAAAACGTCAATCAACCCACACCCCCATCCACCGATACAGATACCAACGGTTGGCCGCGTGCGGGAAGGAATCGAGCCCTCGCCGCCATGCGAAAGGGGGCAGCCTTTCATATCTGCGGTGATCAGCATTTGGCGACCGTGATCCACCATGGAATCGATGACTGGGACGATGCAGGCTACTCGTTTTGTGTTCAATCGATCGTCAATTTCTTTCCTCGTCATTGGTTGCCGAGTACTGACGCGGTGAAAAGGATCGAGAGTTCGCTACCCTACGCAGGTTCCTTCTATGATGGCTTCGGCAACCGCATGACCCTCCATGCCTACGCCAACCCTGAGTTCGGAATCAAGAATTACAGCTATCAGGTGGACGAGAACGCACCTTTGCGAGGCGCCGATGGATTTGGGCTGGTCCGATTCAACAAAAACACTCGCAAGATCACGGTCGATTGTTGGCCGCGCCTGGTCGACATCACCAAGCAAGACGCCAAGCAATATGAAGGCTGGCCGATCACGATTGACCAATGGGAGAACGATGGTCGCAAAGCCATCGCCTGGCTTCCGGAGATCAACGTGACCGGGAAACAGAACCCCATCGTTCAAGTGGTCGAAGAAAGGACCAACGAAGTGCTGTATACGAGGCGAATTCAAGGTACTCAATATCGCCCCAAAGTGTTTGCCGAAGGTAGCTACACGCTACGTGTCGGCGAGCAACCAGACGAAATGAAGTCCCTGACCGGTTTGACGGCCAGCAGTGACCAAGACGAACGCAAGATCCAGTTCGACTTCTGA
- a CDS encoding ArsB/NhaD family transporter — protein MLLLAVSLEETPVEPASAWIMLLFAAVMMATYVGVAIERFHKTVAALCGAAVLVVLGIALGLFDYPKIYDFLKEDLNIFGVIIGTGILVDVVGKSGLFHFLSMWIVRFTGGQASKLFLTLCLVTFLFVSVLTIVPAMLILSSLVLVICRSLNYKPMPLLLSVAICANSGAIATFASGLPNIMVGTAAGIPYLHFLQVSLPYAVISLVIAVIGLRFFFRNDLPWKQNDEQLAALQEQIDTFDPWALVEDRKVLLRSAVILTLTVIGFALAQQLGVGMDFVAMVGATAALLFAGKGVEDAIHKVNWTVILFFMGLFVIIGCVKQTGALAWVAEQVIEVSGNRLELLLPLLGGFSAVASSIVDNIPVAATLIPIVQDISGGSVPAEPLWWVLIICCNLGGNGTPIGSISCVIAIYALKREAGVHVGWGTFLKLGGAIMVIQVIGAIAYVMMFHHFGWIPSL, from the coding sequence ATGCTTTTGCTCGCAGTCTCCCTCGAAGAAACACCCGTCGAGCCCGCGTCGGCGTGGATCATGCTGCTGTTCGCCGCTGTGATGATGGCGACCTACGTTGGCGTCGCAATCGAGCGATTTCACAAGACGGTTGCCGCACTTTGTGGTGCAGCCGTGTTGGTTGTCCTCGGTATCGCGTTGGGGCTGTTTGATTACCCCAAGATCTATGATTTTCTTAAGGAAGATCTGAATATTTTCGGCGTGATCATTGGCACGGGGATCTTGGTCGACGTGGTTGGCAAGAGTGGATTGTTCCATTTCTTGAGCATGTGGATCGTCCGGTTCACCGGCGGTCAAGCATCGAAATTGTTTCTCACCCTGTGCCTCGTCACGTTTCTGTTTGTTTCGGTGCTGACCATCGTTCCCGCCATGTTGATTCTCAGTTCCTTGGTACTGGTGATTTGTCGGTCGCTCAACTACAAGCCGATGCCACTGCTTCTGAGTGTTGCGATTTGTGCCAACAGCGGAGCGATTGCAACCTTTGCGAGCGGGTTGCCGAACATCATGGTTGGCACTGCCGCTGGGATCCCCTATCTGCACTTCTTGCAAGTGTCTTTGCCCTACGCGGTGATCAGCCTGGTCATCGCCGTCATCGGCTTGCGTTTTTTCTTTCGCAACGATCTGCCTTGGAAGCAGAACGATGAGCAACTCGCGGCACTGCAGGAACAAATCGATACGTTCGATCCTTGGGCCTTGGTCGAAGACCGCAAGGTGTTGCTTCGCAGCGCGGTCATCTTGACGTTGACCGTGATCGGCTTTGCTCTGGCCCAACAACTTGGCGTCGGCATGGACTTTGTGGCGATGGTGGGTGCGACTGCGGCGCTGCTGTTCGCCGGCAAAGGCGTTGAGGACGCGATTCACAAGGTCAACTGGACCGTGATTCTGTTCTTCATGGGACTGTTTGTGATCATCGGATGCGTCAAGCAAACCGGTGCGTTGGCGTGGGTCGCCGAACAGGTGATCGAGGTTTCCGGAAATCGACTCGAACTGCTGCTGCCACTGCTCGGCGGGTTTTCGGCGGTGGCCAGCTCGATCGTTGACAACATTCCCGTCGCCGCCACGTTGATCCCCATCGTCCAAGATATTTCCGGTGGCTCCGTTCCGGCCGAACCGCTTTGGTGGGTACTGATCATTTGTTGTAACCTGGGAGGGAACGGGACCCCGATTGGATCGATTTCGTGCGTGATTGCGATCTACGCGCTCAAACGCGAAGCTGGCGTGCATGTGGGGTGGGGGACTTTTTTGAAACTGGGGGGTGCGATCATGGTCATCCAAGTCATCGGTGCCATCGCCTATGTGATGATGTTTCACCACTTCGGTTGGATTCCGTCGCTTTGA
- a CDS encoding lactonase family protein, translated as MNRRVFFGTLAASMLMSAIPLTASAQSSDRSRVDVWIGTSSAKPSKGIYHCTLDTQNGKLSDSRLVAEIDGPGFLAMHPHKEVLYAVGALDRIPVVAAYKVVGRGAEASLELLNSIPIGDGGAAHVSVDSQGKMLLTAQYGSGSVAAFSLAPDGSIQKRTALMKHEGGSQIVPKRQDKPHAHWTGFSPDERFAFVPDLGLDKVMIYEVDLNQATLKAHGFGQAPLGGGPRHMKFHPNGKWIFVLNELELSVTVFDYDAENGTMTPKQTIPTVSKSNLAKEAFKSASEIRIHPNGEFVYSANRGHDTITVFAVDSQTGELSVVEIENVRGATPRNFNLDPSGNWLLAAGQDSHTLASFVVDPESGELAYNQSIIQVPSPICVLFGR; from the coding sequence ATGAATAGACGCGTCTTTTTCGGCACGCTGGCGGCTTCGATGTTGATGTCGGCTATCCCCCTAACCGCTTCGGCTCAATCGTCGGACCGCTCGAGGGTCGACGTGTGGATTGGCACGAGCAGTGCAAAACCAAGCAAAGGAATCTATCACTGCACACTCGATACCCAAAACGGAAAATTGTCGGATTCCCGTTTGGTTGCCGAGATCGACGGTCCTGGGTTCTTGGCAATGCACCCACACAAAGAGGTGTTGTATGCCGTGGGTGCCCTCGATCGGATCCCCGTGGTCGCAGCCTACAAAGTGGTCGGCCGCGGAGCCGAAGCTTCTCTCGAGCTGCTCAACTCAATCCCGATTGGTGATGGAGGTGCCGCACATGTCTCGGTCGATTCACAGGGCAAGATGTTGTTGACCGCCCAATATGGCAGCGGCTCGGTTGCCGCATTTTCGCTTGCGCCCGATGGTTCGATCCAAAAGCGGACGGCACTGATGAAACACGAAGGAGGGTCACAGATCGTCCCGAAACGGCAAGACAAACCGCATGCTCACTGGACCGGTTTTTCGCCCGATGAGCGGTTCGCCTTCGTACCCGATTTGGGGCTCGACAAGGTCATGATTTACGAGGTCGACTTGAATCAAGCAACGCTCAAGGCCCATGGTTTTGGTCAAGCACCGCTGGGGGGCGGTCCGCGCCACATGAAGTTCCACCCCAACGGCAAGTGGATTTTCGTGCTGAATGAATTGGAGCTCAGCGTGACGGTGTTCGATTACGATGCCGAAAATGGCACGATGACTCCAAAACAAACGATTCCCACGGTATCGAAATCGAACCTTGCAAAAGAGGCCTTCAAGAGTGCTTCGGAAATCCGTATCCACCCCAACGGAGAATTCGTCTACTCGGCGAATCGGGGGCACGACACGATCACGGTTTTTGCAGTCGACTCACAAACCGGTGAATTGTCGGTCGTCGAAATCGAGAACGTGCGAGGAGCCACACCGCGGAACTTTAACCTCGACCCGAGTGGAAATTGGTTGCTGGCCGCGGGTCAAGACTCCCACACTCTCGCCTCATTCGTGGTCGACCCCGAATCCGGAGAGCTGGCTTACAACCAAAGCATCATTCAGGTTCCCTCGCCGATTTGCGTTCTTTTCGGCCGCTAG
- a CDS encoding CDP-alcohol phosphatidyltransferase family protein, translating into MSKRVSHSLIDPFVGPPLAAMYPHLHVPRWFPPEGIVAIGHLSAIAGAVGFAFATQYAWGGLLAVAGIVGNHFADCVDGRHARATGQCRNGGELLDHFTDPLSFTYWMVGLAVACGRLDLGLVAVICLMALAVLTNLRAKLTGEFTLSAFGPTEFKTLLATFGAVLAVAVLVAPAIAAPLGLVGLVSLCGLGLVMLPIQLVQSVREVNRCGAKPDTSEWETTRAVP; encoded by the coding sequence ATGTCCAAACGAGTTTCACACAGTCTCATTGACCCGTTTGTCGGTCCCCCCCTCGCCGCAATGTATCCCCATTTGCACGTTCCTCGCTGGTTTCCCCCAGAAGGCATCGTGGCGATCGGTCACTTGTCGGCGATTGCAGGAGCGGTTGGATTTGCCTTTGCGACACAGTATGCCTGGGGCGGGTTGTTGGCCGTCGCAGGGATCGTCGGTAACCATTTCGCGGATTGTGTGGATGGCCGGCATGCCCGCGCAACCGGACAGTGTCGCAACGGAGGTGAGCTTCTTGATCACTTTACCGACCCCCTGTCCTTCACTTACTGGATGGTCGGGTTGGCTGTGGCGTGTGGACGATTGGACCTGGGTCTCGTCGCGGTCATCTGTTTGATGGCGTTGGCGGTCCTGACCAACCTGAGGGCGAAGTTGACGGGTGAGTTTACGCTCTCCGCTTTCGGCCCGACCGAATTCAAGACGCTCTTGGCGACTTTCGGAGCGGTATTGGCGGTTGCTGTCTTGGTTGCTCCTGCAATCGCAGCACCGCTGGGTTTGGTTGGTTTGGTGTCGCTCTGCGGCTTGGGCCTGGTGATGCTGCCAATCCAATTGGTTCAGTCGGTCCGCGAAGTCAACCGCTGCGGCGCGAAGCCTGACACCAGCGAATGGGAAACCACTCGAGCCGTTCCTTGA
- a CDS encoding universal stress protein encodes MVNESESSDLGRDVDASMRMFERSKVGQAASIQPIKPSRVLWVLDGSSQDDSSLAAVTHLNDQFNLETIVLDARDASGELTDHAPERAIQVSGGRPIRPSEGEAYEKILAALAHHDVDLVIVPCPFGRSFEHVGTDSAGTVIDVLLARSPKPILVIRRDDQTLDRCTQQVSVVIGSECDVANRAAAWAFGLAADGATVTLDLVIEKEHYENIRSIIEALDPGKPLAPEQVSEALAKAHQTLHAEMAKTANERGLSYHLRPQAGQNAPPNPLHETQKMLLVMPLEVDDRFGQGFVQDRIRRSPHPVLVVPGHLPPSEA; translated from the coding sequence ATGGTAAACGAATCAGAATCGAGTGATCTCGGCCGTGACGTCGATGCGTCGATGCGGATGTTCGAGCGCTCCAAAGTCGGTCAGGCCGCATCGATCCAACCGATCAAGCCATCGCGCGTGTTGTGGGTACTCGACGGTTCTTCGCAGGACGATTCTTCACTGGCGGCGGTGACACACCTGAACGACCAATTCAACCTCGAGACAATTGTTCTTGACGCTCGTGATGCCTCGGGCGAGTTGACCGATCACGCCCCCGAGCGAGCGATACAGGTTTCCGGCGGCCGCCCCATCCGGCCCTCCGAAGGCGAAGCCTATGAGAAAATCTTGGCGGCACTGGCCCACCATGATGTCGATTTGGTGATCGTCCCTTGCCCCTTTGGACGTTCGTTTGAACATGTGGGAACCGACAGCGCCGGTACGGTCATCGATGTCCTGTTGGCCCGTTCCCCCAAACCGATTTTGGTCATTCGCCGTGATGATCAAACGCTGGACCGGTGCACGCAACAGGTTTCCGTCGTGATTGGCAGCGAATGTGATGTTGCCAACCGAGCCGCGGCATGGGCGTTCGGATTGGCAGCCGATGGCGCCACGGTGACATTGGATCTTGTGATTGAGAAGGAACATTACGAGAACATTCGCAGCATCATCGAAGCGTTGGATCCAGGGAAGCCTCTTGCACCGGAACAAGTTAGTGAAGCGTTGGCCAAGGCGCATCAAACCCTCCACGCCGAGATGGCCAAAACGGCAAACGAGCGAGGCTTAAGCTACCATTTGCGTCCACAAGCGGGCCAAAACGCTCCACCGAATCCGCTGCATGAAACCCAAAAGATGCTGCTCGTCATGCCGTTGGAGGTCGATGACCGTTTCGGACAGGGTTTCGTCCAAGACCGAATCCGACGGAGTCCCCATCCGGTATTGGTCGTACCGGGGCATCTGCCACCCTCGGAGGCATGA